From one Anguilla rostrata isolate EN2019 chromosome 12, ASM1855537v3, whole genome shotgun sequence genomic stretch:
- the kcnj13 gene encoding inward rectifier potassium channel 13 → MGVDSKVSLPLIGQRRQRLVTKDGRCTLRGPGAQGRARSGAWRLYLQDMWGTLVAMRWRWVLLAFCASFLAHWLLFACLWYLLAYLNGDLLVDHDNPPAGHIVCVKYITSFTAAFSFSLETQLTIGYGTMFPSGDCPSAIALLAVQMLLGLMLEAFITGAFVAKIAMAKKRASAIKFSPSAVVGLHEGETCLIFRATNTLQRPLVDVQVRAVLYQDHGDQNLHQTSVEFHLDNLRGLPCPFFIFPLTFYHPLNQHSPLYPALRDGDPAHFELVVFLSASQEGTGESCQKRTSYLRGEIQLDHRFATILRLDAQGHYKVNMSNFGKVLPDTAHTGVDKEFVVQINGDGNDKKE, encoded by the exons ATGGGTGTCGACAGCAAGGTATCCttgcctctgattggccagcgcCGCCAGCGACTGGTCACCAAAGACGGCCGCTGCACCCTGCGAGGCCCCGGGGCGCAGGGCCGGGCCAGGTCGGGGGCCTGGCGGCTCTACCTGCAGGACATGTGGGGCACACTGGTAGCGATGCGCTGGCGCTGGGTGCTGCTGGCATTCTGCGCCTCTTTCCTGGCCCACTGGCTGCTGTTCGCCTGCCTGTGGTACCTGCTGGCCTACCTCAACGGGGACCTGCTGGTGGACCACGACAACCCGCCCGCCGGCCATATTGTGTGCGTCAAGTACATCACCAGCTTCACCGCCGCCTTCTCCTTCTCGCTGGAGACCCAGCTGACCATTGGCTACGGCACCATGTTCCCCAGCGGGGACTGCCCCAGCGCCATCGCCCTGCTGGCTGTGCAGATGCTGCTGGGCCTCATGCTGGAGGCCTTCATTACAG GCGCCTTTGTGGCGAAGATCGCCATGGCGAAGAAACGGGCGAGCGCGATCAAATTTAGCCCGTCTGCGGTGGTGGGGCTGCACGAGGGTGAGACCTGCCTGATATTTCGCGCCACCAACACgctccagcgccccctggtggacgtACAGGTCCGAGCGGTGCTGTACCAGGACCACGGGGACCAAAACCTGCATCAGACGAGCGTGGAGTTCCACCTGGACAACCTGAGGGGCCTCCCCTGCCCGTTCTTCATCTTCCCCCTGACGTTCTACCACCCGCTCAACCAGCACAGCCCGCTCTACCCGGCCCTGCGGGACGGAGACCCGGCTCACTTCGAGCTGGTCGTCTTCCTGTCCGCGTCCCAGGAGGGCACTGGCGAAAGCTGCCAGAAGAGGACTTCCTACCTGCGTGGGGAGATCCAGCTGGACCACCGTTTCGCCACCATACTGAGGCTAGATGCTCAAGGGCACTACAAGGTGAACATGAGCAACTTTGGCAAAGTTCTGCCCGACACCGCGCACACCGGAGTGGACAAAGAGTTTGTGGTGCAGATTAACGGCGACGGGAACGACAAGAAGGAATAG